One region of Termitidicoccus mucosus genomic DNA includes:
- a CDS encoding MBL fold metallo-hydrolase, with protein sequence MARIPLEDNYDDVVNKAQRGLGISDEDLARRAEVSAEDLAALKSGAFNEAVARRVARHLKLHPDSLVQLAKKTWYPAQPVFPAGFAAFNTAYGDMTVNSYLVWDARSRHAAAFDTGADCGEMLEFLRAERLALHYIFLTHTHEDHIADLPRLAGETRAGVWASEREPSGFPGARTFGENTHFHLGALTIKTLFTWGHSPGGTTYYITGLSHSLAIVGDSLFSCSMGGSRSAYAAALDNNFKKILPLPNNTVLACGHGPITTVAQEKKNNPFFAR encoded by the coding sequence ATGGCCCGCATCCCGCTCGAGGACAACTACGACGATGTCGTCAACAAGGCCCAGCGCGGCCTCGGCATCTCCGACGAGGATCTCGCGCGCCGCGCCGAGGTTTCGGCGGAGGACCTTGCCGCGCTGAAGTCGGGCGCGTTCAACGAAGCCGTCGCCCGCCGTGTCGCCCGCCACCTCAAGCTCCACCCCGACTCGCTCGTCCAGCTCGCGAAAAAAACATGGTATCCCGCGCAGCCCGTTTTCCCGGCCGGTTTCGCCGCGTTCAACACCGCCTACGGAGACATGACGGTGAACAGCTATCTCGTGTGGGACGCGCGCTCGCGTCACGCCGCCGCATTCGACACCGGCGCGGATTGCGGGGAGATGCTGGAATTTCTCCGCGCGGAACGCCTCGCGCTGCACTACATTTTTCTTACCCACACGCACGAGGACCACATCGCCGACCTGCCGCGCCTCGCCGGCGAAACCAGGGCCGGCGTGTGGGCGTCCGAGCGCGAGCCGTCCGGGTTCCCTGGCGCGCGCACGTTTGGGGAAAACACGCACTTCCATCTCGGCGCGCTCACGATCAAGACGCTCTTCACCTGGGGCCACTCGCCCGGCGGCACGACCTATTACATCACGGGCCTGTCGCATTCGCTCGCGATCGTGGGCGATTCGCTTTTTTCGTGCTCGATGGGCGGCAGCCGGAGCGCCTATGCGGCGGCATTGGACAACAATTTCAAAAAAATCCTTCCGCTGCCGAACAACACGGTCCTCGCCTGCGGCCACGGCCCGATCACGACCGTGGCGCAGGAAAAGAAAAACAACCCGTTCTTCGCCCGGTGA
- a CDS encoding SDR family oxidoreductase → MNTPEYLNSLYSLAGKVAVVIGGTGELCGAMAEGLAGAGAEVVLVGRSQEKANARLAKIEAAGGKAWFQSAEAGSKAELQKLLDAVVARSGRADIVVNGAGVNSATPFLDIAEDEFDRIMGINLKGVFLGCQVFGKYLVERGQGGSIINLGSMSGLIPLSRVFTYSASKAAVHNLSKNLAREWATARVRVNTLVPGFFPAEQNRKVLTPERVASIMGHTPMKRFGEARELIGATLLLASDAGSFITGSEIVIDGGYHAMTI, encoded by the coding sequence ATGAACACACCCGAATATCTCAATTCACTCTATTCCCTGGCCGGCAAAGTCGCGGTCGTCATCGGCGGCACCGGCGAACTTTGCGGCGCGATGGCCGAGGGGCTCGCGGGCGCGGGCGCCGAAGTGGTGCTCGTCGGCCGCAGCCAGGAGAAAGCCAATGCGCGTCTCGCGAAAATCGAGGCGGCCGGCGGCAAGGCGTGGTTCCAGTCCGCCGAGGCGGGCAGCAAGGCCGAGTTGCAAAAACTGCTCGATGCGGTGGTCGCGCGTTCGGGCCGGGCGGACATCGTCGTCAACGGCGCGGGCGTGAATTCCGCGACGCCGTTTCTCGACATCGCGGAGGACGAATTTGACCGCATCATGGGCATCAACCTCAAGGGTGTGTTTCTCGGCTGCCAGGTTTTTGGCAAATACCTCGTCGAGCGCGGGCAGGGCGGCTCGATCATCAACCTCGGCTCCATGTCCGGCCTCATCCCGCTTTCGCGTGTGTTTACCTACTCGGCGAGCAAGGCGGCGGTGCACAATCTTTCCAAAAACCTCGCGCGCGAGTGGGCGACGGCCAGGGTGCGGGTCAACACGCTCGTCCCCGGCTTTTTCCCCGCGGAGCAAAACCGCAAGGTGCTCACGCCCGAACGCGTGGCCAGCATCATGGGGCACACGCCGATGAAACGCTTCGGCGAGGCCAGGGAGCTTATCGGCGCGACGCTGTTGCTCGCGAGCGACGCGGGCTCGTTCATCACCGGCTCCGAAATCGTGATCGACGGCGGTTATCACGCGATGACGATTTGA
- a CDS encoding HemK/PrmC family methyltransferase, producing the protein MCSRALLAGNLKGADLNFLSPSPSRTQLLLCSAAHLRRLKCGNPPMLSVLEILKKTTDFFAAKGIDNARLNAELIIGHSLGLKRMQLYLQFERLLTETELEKLRPLVRRRAQREPLQYVTGEVEWGGLRLKTDRRALIPRVETELLLEIIPGAFASAVAGRTGAAAPTPSDTHDAPRATDSISPPDGTDVPVPPGPRAILDLGTGSGALALGLATVFPDARVTALDVSADALALARENAALAGLDERVRFARSDWFAALRDGTVNASGGFDVIVANPPYLSAAEVAESAPEVREFEPRTALASADEGKADLAKIIAGAPEFLREGGLLALETGIAQHPALLALCEAAGFARSESRKDLAGRERFVLAWR; encoded by the coding sequence ATGTGCTCCCGCGCCCTCCTTGCCGGCAACCTCAAGGGCGCCGATTTGAACTTCCTGTCACCCTCCCCATCCCGCACCCAACTTTTGCTTTGCTCCGCCGCGCATTTGCGGCGATTGAAGTGCGGCAATCCGCCCATGCTCTCGGTTCTCGAAATTCTGAAAAAAACCACCGACTTTTTCGCGGCGAAGGGAATCGACAACGCGCGCCTCAACGCCGAGCTGATCATCGGCCATTCGCTCGGCCTCAAGCGCATGCAGCTCTACCTTCAGTTCGAGCGACTGCTCACCGAGACGGAACTCGAAAAACTGCGTCCGCTCGTCCGGCGTCGCGCGCAACGCGAACCGCTCCAATACGTGACCGGCGAAGTGGAATGGGGCGGGCTGCGCCTGAAGACCGACCGCCGCGCGCTCATCCCGCGCGTCGAGACCGAACTTCTGCTGGAAATCATCCCCGGGGCATTCGCGAGCGCGGTCGCGGGTCGGACCGGAGCGGCGGCGCCCACGCCGTCGGACACGCATGACGCGCCCCGGGCCACCGATTCGATTTCTCCGCCCGACGGCACGGATGTACCCGTCCCGCCAGGCCCGCGCGCGATCCTTGATCTCGGCACCGGCAGCGGCGCGCTCGCGCTCGGGCTGGCAACTGTTTTCCCGGACGCCCGTGTCACCGCGCTCGACGTCAGCGCCGACGCGCTCGCGCTCGCCCGCGAAAACGCCGCCCTCGCCGGCCTCGATGAGCGGGTGCGGTTCGCGCGCTCGGACTGGTTTGCCGCATTGCGCGACGGCACGGTCAATGCATCCGGCGGCTTCGATGTGATTGTGGCCAACCCGCCCTACCTAAGCGCCGCCGAGGTGGCGGAGTCCGCGCCGGAGGTGCGCGAATTCGAGCCGCGCACGGCGCTCGCATCTGCGGACGAAGGCAAGGCCGACCTCGCCAAAATCATCGCGGGCGCGCCGGAATTTTTGCGCGAGGGCGGATTGCTGGCCTTGGAAACTGGAATCGCGCAACATCCCGCCCTGCTCGCGCTGTGCGAGGCGGCGGGCTTCGCGCGGAGCGAATCCCGCAAGGACCTGGCCGGGCGGGAACGCTTTGTGCTGGCGTGGCGTTGA
- a CDS encoding acyltransferase family protein has product MKARNHTIDYLRGLAALMVCLVHFRHVFPAAWRPAIFELRVGVEIFFVISGFIIPFSLHRAGYRAGDAWRFLLKRLARLQPPLMAALLVTFALSHGAAWYKGETALMDFGNFARAMCYLGVPDENPVVWTLIVEMKYYIFVALLYPLFFSRDARVRRVTFVAAAAIAAAGQGWPGAGDLRYLPLFLMGFAACQKAVGMTCAREAATLAALAAAAGVPGLTPLQIIAGAATAVMVLIPLRAKFRPGLFFGEISYSLYLLHFPIGVKLLNYALPRTSWHFDIPLLLAAFAVSVGAAWLLCKWLEKPASDWSQHIPLHGGGPPDRKLAGEMARG; this is encoded by the coding sequence ATGAAGGCGCGCAACCACACGATTGATTATCTGCGGGGGCTGGCGGCGCTGATGGTCTGCCTGGTGCATTTCCGGCATGTGTTTCCGGCGGCATGGCGCCCGGCCATTTTCGAGCTGAGAGTGGGCGTGGAGATTTTTTTTGTCATCTCCGGTTTCATCATTCCGTTCAGCCTGCACCGGGCGGGTTACCGGGCGGGCGACGCCTGGCGGTTTCTGCTGAAACGGCTGGCGAGGTTGCAGCCCCCATTGATGGCCGCGCTGCTGGTCACGTTCGCCCTGTCGCATGGCGCGGCATGGTACAAAGGCGAAACGGCGCTGATGGACTTCGGCAACTTTGCGCGGGCGATGTGTTATCTCGGCGTGCCCGATGAAAATCCGGTCGTGTGGACGCTCATCGTGGAGATGAAATACTACATTTTTGTCGCGCTGCTGTATCCGCTGTTCTTTTCGCGGGACGCACGCGTGCGGCGCGTCACCTTTGTCGCGGCGGCGGCGATCGCGGCGGCGGGGCAAGGCTGGCCGGGCGCGGGCGATTTGCGTTACCTGCCTTTGTTCCTGATGGGATTCGCCGCGTGCCAGAAAGCGGTCGGGATGACATGCGCGCGCGAAGCCGCGACGCTGGCCGCGCTGGCGGCCGCCGCCGGGGTGCCGGGCCTCACGCCCCTGCAAATCATCGCGGGCGCGGCGACGGCGGTGATGGTCCTCATTCCGCTTCGCGCAAAATTCCGCCCCGGGTTATTTTTCGGGGAGATATCCTACTCGCTTTATCTGCTGCATTTTCCCATCGGCGTGAAACTGCTCAACTACGCGCTGCCGCGCACGTCGTGGCATTTTGACATTCCGCTGCTGCTGGCGGCGTTCGCAGTGTCGGTGGGGGCCGCGTGGCTGCTATGCAAGTGGCTCGAAAAGCCTGCGAGCGACTGGTCGCAGCATATCCCGTTGCACGGTGGCGGCCCTCCCGATCGCAAACTCGCCGGCGAGATGGCCCGGGGGTGA
- a CDS encoding ribbon-helix-helix protein, CopG family: MNFDVARNTVMAPFLHGPATRITCLLNPSAQITSTMTKKKSTVSAPLTFDLPLSLIEKLGTIQKKAGLGSASETVREAIDQFDFERYASSNEEHRQISVRLPVELKAKLAKYAKKKKTSVGALLREALGAFEAKSAKKGGRK, encoded by the coding sequence GTGAACTTTGACGTTGCGAGAAACACAGTTATGGCTCCATTTCTTCATGGCCCCGCAACCCGTATCACCTGCCTGCTGAATCCGTCTGCGCAAATCACATCTACCATGACAAAGAAAAAAAGCACTGTATCCGCGCCCCTCACCTTTGATCTGCCTTTGTCGCTGATCGAGAAACTGGGCACCATCCAAAAAAAAGCCGGACTGGGCTCCGCCAGCGAAACCGTTCGCGAAGCGATTGATCAGTTCGATTTTGAACGCTACGCGAGTTCCAATGAAGAACACCGCCAAATCTCCGTCCGCCTTCCCGTCGAGTTGAAGGCAAAGCTGGCCAAATACGCGAAAAAGAAAAAAACCAGCGTGGGCGCGCTGCTGCGCGAGGCACTGGGAGCCTTCGAGGCCAAGTCGGCCAAAAAAGGCGGACGCAAATAA
- a CDS encoding pyridoxal phosphate-dependent aminotransferase, whose product MSNQPSPLSTWAQNIAPSPTLAVDAKAKALLAAGEDVCGFAAGEPDFDTPDHIKEAAAAALKSGKTKYAPTPGIQPLREAIAEDYAARLGLKVAPAQVIVSPGGKFSCYLSILAVCSPGDEVIIPAPYWVSYPEMVKLAGATPKFVLADDTTGFRLTPAQLEAAITPRTKLLILNSPSNPTGAVYTRAELEAIVEVALRHNLYIMSDEIYEHLLYDGAKHVSPATFSKEAGARTIIVSGFSKTYSMTGWRLGTTVAPASIAKAVAELQSQTSSNATTFAQYGALAALKEKEKTKAALDAMLVAFDRRRKFLHAELNKIAGVKCLLAQGAFYLFPNISSFGLNSSEFCDRLLDQQRVAAVFGSAFGADGYLRLSYATSDEIIKKGVERLASFCANLKK is encoded by the coding sequence ATGAGCAACCAACCAAGCCCCCTCTCAACCTGGGCCCAAAACATCGCGCCTTCGCCGACACTCGCCGTTGACGCCAAGGCCAAGGCTCTCCTCGCTGCGGGCGAGGATGTCTGCGGATTCGCCGCCGGCGAACCCGACTTCGATACGCCCGATCACATCAAGGAGGCCGCCGCCGCCGCGCTCAAGTCCGGCAAGACGAAATACGCCCCCACCCCGGGCATCCAGCCGCTGCGCGAAGCCATCGCGGAGGACTACGCCGCCCGCCTCGGGCTCAAGGTCGCCCCCGCGCAGGTCATCGTTTCGCCCGGCGGAAAATTCTCCTGTTATCTTTCGATTCTCGCCGTCTGCTCGCCCGGCGACGAGGTCATCATTCCCGCGCCCTACTGGGTCAGCTATCCCGAGATGGTGAAACTCGCCGGCGCCACGCCGAAGTTTGTCCTCGCCGACGACACCACCGGCTTCCGCCTCACGCCCGCGCAGCTCGAGGCCGCCATCACCCCGAGGACCAAGCTCCTCATCCTCAACTCGCCGTCCAATCCGACCGGCGCCGTCTATACCCGCGCCGAACTCGAGGCCATCGTGGAAGTCGCGCTCCGGCACAACCTCTACATCATGTCGGACGAAATCTACGAGCACCTGCTCTACGATGGCGCGAAACACGTCTCGCCCGCCACCTTCTCGAAGGAGGCCGGGGCGCGCACCATCATCGTCTCCGGCTTCTCCAAAACCTACTCGATGACCGGCTGGCGCCTCGGCACGACCGTCGCCCCCGCGTCCATCGCGAAAGCCGTGGCCGAGCTGCAAAGCCAGACCTCGTCCAACGCCACCACCTTCGCGCAATACGGCGCGCTCGCCGCGCTCAAGGAAAAGGAAAAAACCAAGGCCGCGCTCGACGCGATGCTGGTCGCCTTCGACCGCCGCCGCAAGTTCCTGCACGCCGAACTCAACAAGATCGCCGGCGTGAAATGCCTGCTCGCCCAAGGCGCGTTTTACCTGTTTCCGAACATCTCCAGCTTCGGCCTGAACTCGTCCGAATTCTGCGACAGGCTGCTCGACCAGCAGAGAGTCGCGGCGGTGTTCGGCAGCGCGTTCGGCGCCGATGGCTACCTGCGCCTCAGCTACGCGACGAGCGACGAAATCATCAAGAAAGGCGTCGAACGCCTCGCCTCGTTCTGTGCGAACTTGAAAAAGTAG
- a CDS encoding archaeosortase/exosortase family protein, whose protein sequence is MKPTGPVCGCPAPSATREAARRWISSRWFFCVLLLAADWPVLRWHAARMGDGGDEPLGLLALGLALALTPRAAWRSEISNTAALASGALALAAALASGWLPMLARAMLLAAALGVALEGRPPTNVSGGALGRAGLLVLSLPVMATLQFYAGYPLRVLTAEAGRSLIALLGVATERAGVVLTWSGGMVVVDAPCSGVHMLWTGGVLACALAAWLRLGAARTLALGAAALLAILLGNTVRAAVLFFTESGLWPAPGWAHEGIGLAVFGALAAGVWRFAQWLAPKNRSRSLTRSCSLVPKNTTEAERETHSERVNEGTSPRTGTVLGGVAAMCVLAALWPLTGLAAGRGAPGGVAAADTAEFPGWPEMFEGRPLIRRTRAREAAAFATGFPGKTGVFEQDGRIVVMRWIRSASRGVHPAADCFRAGGYAVTPGGLVRDEAGVLWAEFTAVRGDGERWRVREHWRDDHGGAWTDVSAWYWAAARDDAGGPWWAVTVALPE, encoded by the coding sequence ATGAAACCGACAGGGCCAGTTTGCGGATGCCCCGCGCCGTCCGCGACGCGGGAGGCCGCGCGCCGCTGGATTTCATCACGCTGGTTTTTCTGCGTGTTGCTGCTGGCGGCGGACTGGCCGGTGTTGCGGTGGCACGCGGCGCGGATGGGCGACGGGGGCGACGAGCCGCTGGGATTGCTCGCGCTGGGCCTCGCGCTCGCGCTGACGCCGCGCGCGGCGTGGCGTAGTGAGATTTCGAATACGGCGGCGCTGGCTTCGGGCGCGCTGGCGCTGGCGGCGGCGCTGGCCTCGGGATGGCTGCCGATGCTGGCGCGCGCGATGTTGCTGGCGGCGGCGCTCGGCGTGGCGTTGGAGGGACGGCCTCCAACGAATGTTTCGGGCGGGGCGCTGGGGCGGGCGGGCTTGCTGGTGTTGTCGCTGCCGGTGATGGCGACTTTGCAGTTTTACGCGGGATATCCGCTGCGCGTGCTGACGGCGGAGGCGGGGCGGTCGTTGATCGCGTTGCTCGGCGTGGCGACGGAACGGGCGGGGGTCGTGCTGACGTGGTCGGGCGGGATGGTGGTGGTGGACGCGCCGTGCAGCGGAGTGCACATGCTTTGGACGGGCGGCGTGCTGGCCTGCGCGCTGGCGGCGTGGCTGCGGCTTGGCGCGGCGCGGACACTGGCGCTGGGGGCTGCGGCGCTGCTGGCGATTCTGCTGGGCAACACGGTGCGGGCGGCGGTGTTGTTTTTCACCGAATCGGGTTTGTGGCCCGCGCCGGGATGGGCGCATGAGGGGATCGGGCTGGCGGTGTTTGGCGCGCTGGCGGCGGGTGTGTGGCGGTTCGCGCAGTGGCTGGCCCCAAAAAACCGTTCTCGTTCTCTTACTCGTTCTTGTTCTCTCGTCCCGAAAAACACGACGGAGGCGGAACGGGAAACGCATTCGGAGAGGGTGAATGAGGGAACGAGTCCGAGAACGGGCACGGTTTTGGGCGGCGTGGCGGCCATGTGCGTATTGGCCGCGTTGTGGCCGCTGACGGGACTGGCCGCCGGGCGGGGAGCGCCGGGCGGCGTGGCGGCGGCGGACACGGCGGAGTTCCCGGGCTGGCCGGAAATGTTCGAGGGGCGGCCTTTGATACGGAGGACGCGGGCGCGCGAGGCGGCGGCGTTTGCCACCGGGTTTCCCGGGAAAACGGGGGTGTTTGAGCAGGACGGACGAATCGTAGTGATGCGATGGATACGCTCGGCCTCGCGCGGGGTGCATCCGGCGGCGGACTGTTTTCGCGCGGGCGGCTACGCGGTGACGCCGGGCGGGTTGGTACGCGACGAGGCGGGAGTGCTCTGGGCGGAATTCACGGCGGTGCGGGGCGACGGCGAACGCTGGCGGGTGCGCGAGCACTGGCGCGACGACCACGGCGGTGCGTGGACGGATGTGTCGGCGTGGTATTGGGCGGCGGCGCGGGACGACGCGGGCGGCCCGTGGTGGGCGGTGACGGTGGCGCTGCCGGAATAA